From a single Vanacampus margaritifer isolate UIUO_Vmar chromosome 15, RoL_Vmar_1.0, whole genome shotgun sequence genomic region:
- the tkfc gene encoding triokinase/FMN cyclase produces MEPQNKLINSAEDCVDEALCGMVRASSGLSLLRGHRVVLRSDLDQIRGKVALLSGGGSGHEPAHGGYVGAGMLSAAVAGAVFASPPPASILAAILCLHSAGASGVLLIVKNYTGDRLNFGLAAEQARNHGVDVDIVVVADDCAFTCPSKAGKRGLCGTIFIHKLAGALADEGCSLVHIVAKMTEVLQGIGTIGVVSLSPCSVPDCRPSFELPPGNMEVGMGIHGEPGVKRSKLATADELVSAMIDHMTNPESQSCLHLSTGDVLVVCVNNLGALSHLEMAVMTQAVIVCLENRGLVVARVMAGSYMTSLQMAGMSLTLMRASQETLRLFDAKTSAPAWPNLSSGCTSGRNYLTNPTTVSSGAHAEMQPEGPQSPVMRKVLERVCSTLLEHQEELNALDRACGDGDCGNTHAQAAKAIQVWLQNHTVPGCPGQLLSALAALVQEKMGGSSGALYSLFLTAASGHLIGGRSHAAAWAGAMHAGMQAMKRYGGADLGDRTMLDALYPAVDELMKLNSTSPGGEMAVLKAAVQKAAVGAESTRSLAAKAGRASYIAAERLTMPDPGAKAVAAILSAVVEALEEQ; encoded by the exons ATGGAG CCCCAAAACAAACTGATCAACTCTGCAGAGGACTGCGTTGACGAAGCTCTCTGCGGCATGGTCAGGGCCTCCAGCGGCCTGTCTCTGCTGCGAGGCCACCGGGTCGTGCTGCGCTCAGACCTGGACCAAATAAGGGGCAAAGTGGCACTTCTGTCAGGAGGAGGGTCGGGACACGAGCCTGCACACGGGG GTTACGTGGGTGCTGGTATGCTGTCGGCAGCAGTAGCGGGGGCCGTTTTTGCATCTCCACCTCCCGCCAGTATCTTGGCTGCCATTCTTTGCCTGCACAGTGCAG GAGCATCTGGGGTCCTTCTCATCGTAAAGAACTATACAGGAGACCGCCTCAACTTTGGGCTGGCTGCAGAGCAGGCACGCAACCACGGCGTGGATGTCGACATTGTGGTTGTTGCGGACGACTGCGCTTTCACCTGCCCCAGTAAGGCCGGAAAGAGGGGCTTGTGTGGCACTATTTTCATTCACAAG CTGGCAGGTGCCTTAGCAGACGAAGGCTGCTCATTGGTCCATATTGTTGCCAAGATGACGGAGGTTTTGCAGGGCATAG GTACAATTGGAGTCGTCAGCCTTTCTCCGTGCAGTGTTCCGGACTGTCGGCCATCTTTTGAGCTTCCTCCTGGAAACATGGAGGTCGGCATGG GAATCCACGGGGAGCCCGGGGTGAAAAGATCCAAG TTGGCGACAGCAGACGAGTTGGTGTCAGCCATGATTGATCACATGACTAACCCGGAGAGTCAGTCGTGCTTGCACCTGAGCACAG GTGACGTGCTCGTCGTCTGCGTGAACAATCTCGGAGCGCTGTCGCACCTGGAGATGGCCGTGATGACTCAGGCTGTCATCGTCTGTCTGG AAAATCGTGGCTTGGTGGTCGCCAGGGTGATGGCCGGGTCATACATGACGTCACTGCAGATGGCTGGAATGTCGCTGACTTTGATGAGGGCCAGTCAGGAAACACTGAGACTCTTTG ATGCCAAGACCAGTGCCCCTGCCTGGCCCAACCTCAGCAGCGGGTGCACGAGTGGCCGCAACTACCTCACGAACCCCACCACGGTGTCTTCAGGAGCGCATGCCGAAATGCAGCCCGAAG GTCCCCAAAGTCCGGTGATGCGCAAGGTGTTGGAGAGGGTTTGTTCTACACTGTTGGAACACCAGGAAGAGCTCAACGCGTTGGACCGTGCGTGTGGGGATGGCGACTGCGGGAATACTCACGCACAGGCGGCCAAAG CCATTCAGGTGTGGCTCCAGAATCACACAGTCCCCGGTTGCCCCGGGCAACTGTTGTCTGCCCTTGCCGCATTGGTGCAGGAGAAGATGGGCGGGTCTTCAGGCGCG TTGTACAGTTTGTTCCTCACGGCAGCGAGTGGTCACTTGATTGGGGGGCGGAGCCATGCTGCAGCATGGGCCGGTGCAATGCATGCTGGGATGCAGGCTATGAAAAG ATATGGCGGTGCTGATCTGGGAGACAGAACCATG TTAGACGCTCTGTATCCCGCCGTAGACGAGCTGATGAAACTCAACAGCACGTCCCCTGGCGGAGAGATGGCCGTGCTGAAAGCTGCCGTTCAG AAAGCGGCTGTAGGCGCCGAATCGACACGCAGCCTCGCAGCAAAGGCGGGCCGAGCCAGCTACATCGCAGCCGAGCGCCTCACCATGCCTGACCCCGGGGCCAAGGCCGTCGCCGCCATTTTGAGCGCTGTGGTGGAGGCCCTCGAGGAGCAGTAG